Sequence from the Aerococcus tenax genome:
CAAGTATGACAGTAAATTAGAAAACATGCGCTTAGGTATAGCCCTTAAATTATATAACTATGCAAAGCAAGTATTGAAATAAAAAAAGGAGCTTTCTGGCTCCTTTTTTCATCAATATATTTTTTATTTTAATCGGTCTAAAAACCGACTCAGCTAGTCAGAAATTAAACCTAATCTTCTGTAGATCTCATTAACACGACGTAAATGATAATGATAGTCAAAAGCATCAGCGATAGCTTGTGGACTCAGGCGGTCAGTAATTTCTGGACAAGCCTCTACTAAACTCCTAAAATCTTGACCTTGGTCCCAGGACTTAGCGGTTAATGGTTGAACTAGATCATAAGCTGCTTCCCGTGACAAGCCAGCATCGACTAATTTTAATAATAAGCGTTGGCTATAGATTAAGCCATGAGTCGCTTGCATATTAGCCAGCATTTTATCTGGAAAGACTTTCAAATTTTTCAAAACTTTGGAGAAGCGATTTAAAATATAGTCTACTAGAATTGTCGTATCAGCTAGGATAATGCGTTCTGCACTAGAATGAGAAATATCACGTTCATGCCAGAGGGAGACATTTTCATAAGCAGTCACCACATGGCCACGACAAACTCGAGCTAAACCAGTAACATTTTCACTTGAAATGGGATTACGCTTATGGGGCATAGCACTCGAACCCTTTTGACCTTGGGCAAAGGATTCTTCTACTTCATGCACTTCTGATTTTTGCAGGTGACGAATTTCAGTGGCCATATTTTCAACACTGGTTGCAATCAAAGCTAAGCTGGCAATGTATTCTGCGTGTAGGTCTCGGGGGAGGACTTGGGTAGAGATATCCTGCTGACGGATCCCTAAATGGTCACAAACATAGGCTTCAATGTCAGTAGGGACATTAGCATAGGTGCCCACTGCACCAGAAATCTTACCCGCTTCAACACCCCGAGCTGCATGGTTAAAGCGTTCAATATTTCGCTTAATTTCAGCATAGTAACGCGCCATTTTTAGGCCAAAAGTCGTTGGTTCAGCATGGACTCCATGGGTTCTCCCCATACATACGGTGTCTTTATACAGTAAGGCTTTTTCTTTTAAAATGTCTAAAAGCTGGTCTAAGTCCTTTTCAATCAGACGATTAGCTTGTTTTAATTGATAGGCTTGGGCGGTGTCAACAACATCAGTCGAGGTTAGTCCATAATGCACCCATTTCTTTTCTGGTCCTAAGAATTCAGATAGGCAGCGGGTAAAAGCGACCACGTCATGGCGGGTTTGTGCTTCAATTTCGCTGATGCGGTCCACATCGAAGCGGGCATTTTGACGAATGGCTTGAGCATCTTCCTTAGGGATAACACCTAATTCACTCCAGGCTTCGACAGCTAAAATTTCAACTTCTAACCAAGCTTGGTAATGATTTTCAAGGGACCAAATAGCCCCCATTTCCGGCAAGGTATAACGTTCTAACATGAATTATCCGACTCCCTCTCTCTTATCTAATACCCAGTGACCAATATCTTTACGGTAAAAAGTCCCTGCTATCGAGTGTTGGGCTAAAAATTGATAAACTTGTTCACGACAAATTTCATATGATGATCCTTTAGCTACCAACATTAAAATTCTTCCACCCTTGGCTTCATAATGCCCTTCTCGCAAGTCAACACCAGCCCCATAGATTTGTAATCCATCAGGAAGCTTAGTAATCAATTCATCCAACACCATTCCTTTTTGATAAGTGCCTGGATAACCTTCAGCTGCAAGAACAACGCCTAGACTCACTTGATCTGCTTCCCAAGTGAGTTGACTTGGTCTTCCATGTAACAAGTCATCAATGACCCCAGCAAAATTATCTCCTAAAAGTGGCAGGACCACTTGAGTTTCT
This genomic interval carries:
- the purB gene encoding adenylosuccinate lyase, whose protein sequence is MLERYTLPEMGAIWSLENHYQAWLEVEILAVEAWSELGVIPKEDAQAIRQNARFDVDRISEIEAQTRHDVVAFTRCLSEFLGPEKKWVHYGLTSTDVVDTAQAYQLKQANRLIEKDLDQLLDILKEKALLYKDTVCMGRTHGVHAEPTTFGLKMARYYAEIKRNIERFNHAARGVEAGKISGAVGTYANVPTDIEAYVCDHLGIRQQDISTQVLPRDLHAEYIASLALIATSVENMATEIRHLQKSEVHEVEESFAQGQKGSSAMPHKRNPISSENVTGLARVCRGHVVTAYENVSLWHERDISHSSAERIILADTTILVDYILNRFSKVLKNLKVFPDKMLANMQATHGLIYSQRLLLKLVDAGLSREAAYDLVQPLTAKSWDQGQDFRSLVEACPEITDRLSPQAIADAFDYHYHLRRVNEIYRRLGLISD